From Arachis hypogaea cultivar Tifrunner chromosome 3, arahy.Tifrunner.gnm2.J5K5, whole genome shotgun sequence:
ATAATAATAGAATgccataaaagaaaagaaaagaaaaagagaattcaaaggggaatggGGCAAAGGCAGTAGTatttaattttcacacaacatcaACACCAGAACCAAGTCAACTTGAGCAGTTTTCTACCAACCCCAATTCCCCAATTTTATTGTATTAAGGACCACAAAAGGTCACAGGTTCATGTGAAGATGCAAACAAATTAGCAGACAAAGGCAAATTTTGTCACATGTAAACTCTCTGTCTCTGAACATCCTTTGCTGCCATTTAAGGTACTCTGAAAGTGCTTTAGGAAGAAGAGGTGGAAGGTGTCCATAACTCTGCCTTTTTCACCTTTGAAATGCTCTCAAGAACTCCAACTGGAGATATGTGACCCATCACTGTCACCCTCTTGGACTCTATATCTATACTGATTGATGTGACTCCTAACATTGCAGCAGGTTTAATCACATGTTAGAAAACTTTAACCCCATTAGCAAATATGATTTTAGTTCATATTAACCTTCATAAACCAATCATCATATAGTGTCTTAGAGAATATATTCTGAATATGGATATTTCAAATTATGTTGACCAAAGATAATTCTAATTAGTATTGTGATTAGTTGATTACTACCATATATAGCATGGCTAGTTTTACCTTCCATCTTGGAGAGATGCTTTTTCACTTTTCCAGCACATCCTTGACAGTGAATTGCAACCCTCATCACAACCACCTATATTTAACACTTCAAAGTTGGTAATAATGAAATGAAATTCCAAATATGGTGGCAGGACATAGACAAGTGTATAAGTATAATAACatagtattattatatattagtcccttttaaaatatagtttttgCAAGTTCTGTATCACATGCAGATTCCATTATTCCAAGACATTTCAGAAATCAGAATAATACTACGTGACTATGTGACTATAAGACACTTAACTTCCTTGGTGAGAAACAAACGGAAAAGATATCTTAGGTAcaagagacaaaattaaaaccaAGGGCGTGGCATAATGTAGTACCATCTGTATTGTCTAATAAAATACCAATTTGCATAAAAAGGACATAATCTTTTCTGTTTCCTCTCTAATAATGAATATGCATGGGACTGTGACAAAATGAAAAGCACGTGAGACATCTTGAAACCTATGCTAATGACAAATATGAGGAGCACTAATAATGGACATATTTTGTTTCCTTGCAGAAAATAATCCTCCTGTGACGCAGTCATAAACCATTGTTCTTGATCTAAATAACCAACAAAGCTAAGGAGATATGGAATAGTAAATAGTTTCTAGTGACTTCTGTTGATAACCAACTTTTTATGAATAAAGGCACTGTAGAATTCACACTCCCATTTGCATTATTTCCATTTCATGTCTTCACTTTTTCATTATGGTCCTGCATAGTTTTGATTTTGACACATAATTTTGATTGCTTTTCACAGAAACAAGGTACTGTTAACTTTAACTTCAATGACTCATTGAATATTTTGATCTACCAGTACTACACTACTATTGAAGAATTACTCCATTGCCATtcttaaaaagaagaaaaaaataaagtgcaaTACTACTGCAGTTCATGAAGCTCCACAATGCATAAACTTTTAACAGAAATtctacaaaaagaaaacaaatcaaATAGTGTAGCAGAATATATGTAACGTGAGAAACCTGAAAGACATTTTCTGTTGGTGGTTTATGAAGTTCCCTTGGCTGATTCATGACTTGAACATGGTCCTCTCCTCTCTGCTTGATCAATGGAACTGGTCTGAACCTGCGAGACTCACTGAGTTTGGAGTACTTGGAAGGGTTGATCAACTTGGAATCATCAAGAGAAACACTTCTATCAGGCCTTCTAGGCACAACCACGGATCGATTATCATGTGTGCTCATGCACACTGCTGTTGATGCCTGAGAATGGCACATGAAACCCCTTCTCACCATTTTCCTACTGCTTTTGGTTTTCTGACTCATCATGTTCATCATAGAGGAGAGGTTATAGAAGGGGGAGGAGAATATGGATGGTGAAGCAGAAAGTGTTAGTTTTCGAAGGAAACAAAAGAGACTGTGGTGTCAAAACATACACTATTGTAAATAGTGATGATAATGCTGatcagtgtatatatatatatatatatatatgatgatgaaGAGAAATGCTGTCATTATGACTTAAGTCTTAAGCTAACAGTGGATTTCACTGCTAGTGTTAAGTGTAGAgatgtttttgttattttatctgatatatataaatattactaTGATACAACAGTGTCCAAAATCTTGTCCTTTTCATAGGTTAATGCTGAGAAATTGACAATAGCCTTCTTTTGATATAAATAAGAAAAACTTCATGCTAGTGTCTCAAGTTTAAGTTGACCCATTAGGGGGTGAAAAGTAAAATCAAATCATAAATGATTATGCTGTCATTatctaatcataaaaatatatacagatacaatgtagaaaataagtaactttttattttattttcctccaaaagtTTTGATCAGACTTAAGAATAATTGTCCAATTTAGTTTACTAGACATATTCTGATGCTGGAGTGACTACTTTTTATAGGGATAAGGTAGAGTTAATGTGTTGAGCAGAACCCAAGTGGGGGTAACAGAAAATGTggctaataaccatggatggTCAAAGGATCAGTTGAGGTACAAACATTAAATTTGATGCGGTTaaaatcagagagagagagaaaaaaggcaGTTACAACTTACAAATGTTGAGGTTTTCATAATAACAATGCTGACAGCTCAAAAGATGCTCCAGCTCCATTATTTGAACTTTGTAATTAACTTCTTGTGTGATTAGTTTTACTTTTCATGTTCCACACAGTGGCTTTACATGAAGTAGTAACGGATttataacattaattaattaaggtGGCAGTAGGTTTGACACTTTGACCCATCAAAAGAGTAACTAATGCTGAGTGCACAAAGCAGTGGTGAGTTATGAGTAATAATAATACGTTACACTACTTTATGCCTTTATTCATTCCCTTTCCTTTGTTTTCAGAAGGGACCACATCCTTTCACTCAATTCCTTCTGGAAATTCCTCCACTCTGGAGAAAGTACAGTGCCTATAATTAAATGCAGAACTTGATGGCAAACTATAGAAGCTAATAAGTAATGTGTTTTCAATTAAATTATGCACgcaataaataataaacaaactTCATCAACATTACATTCAAGAAACTAACTCTTCAACTACAACTAATTTTCTAGAACTGCATTAGGGAAAGCAGCAACCCTATCTCGGAATAATATCTAATTCGATCCAATCCCACAGTTTTTCTCGCTAGTTAATTTGTGGGTCGAATAAAGTGTGAATTGAGATTTaattttactcaattttactcaACTAATtcgcactatatatatataatgtgttAAAGGTGAATGTCAAATTTTTAATCATTGAAATAAgatctttaattaaaaaatttacacttttgtttatataaaagtcaattttataaaattattgtagTGTTTGTGTTAAAATTTAatgagaaaatgacaaataggttCCTAACCTTTTGTTCTGCGGATATTtttgtccctgaccattgaaaaatacttttaagtccctgaccttcacaaaacttggacggatcagtccctccgtccaaatgcctccgtcagggactgatccgtccaaatgcctccgtcagggactgatccgtccaaatgcctccgtcagggactgatccgtccaagttttgtgaaggtcagggacttaaaagtattttttaatggtcagggacaaaaatgtccgcAGGACAAAAggttagggacctatttgtccttttctcaaatttaatttatatactcATAAGATTATtgtatattgtattttttttatgactTTAAGTAGGGTCGGATATTTGTAGATCGAAAATAGATAAATTAAAGTTGGCATTTTATAAATTCacaaataagataaaattaaatttaaataaaaaattaattcataaataaaattaaagttaaatctAAATCTTATTTTATTATGTTGGCTGCTATTCCTAGTTATTATCATTATGTACATCATCCaacttaataattataaaattaaagtttaattttattgataGCTTTATAATTAAGGCAATAAAACATCAATCCATGCGCAGACCTTTGATGTAGCCTAGCTTATGTAAACACTTGCATTGGCGAATAGTGCAAATTCATGTTTGCATTGTTCATAAATGCTAGCCTGTCTATGTAATTGtctaatttatcaaaaaaataaaataatatttaatttaaaaattataaaaataaataattttaaatatttgatatttattataaaaaaaaaacaactttgACAGATTTAATACCAAAtttatagacaaaaaaaaaaaacttgtctgCAATGCATACGTTTCTTAGAAACCCGAAACTATTATAAGAGGGAAAGTTAGCTCACTCCATCAGTTTTTTACCTGTTTTTTCTAATTCCAGAGTTGTATTTCATTTTAGCATTCTTTTATgtgtaagtttttattttaaataaactcataaataaaaatgaattatatacattatttttatttagataatatattttacttttaatttaaaaaataaaaagatcaataaaaaaatttacgtaaaaaaaaaagtgtaaataTCATGTTACATACTATTTGAGGCATTATTTAAAACTAAAGTAAATTTGGACCTGAATGCgaagtttaaattttttctttttttttgaaaattctgaCTTATCTACTGACACGGTAATTTATTTAACTTGTTTGAATTATGGTGGTGGATACCTACAAAAAACTTTAATGCATAAATTAGAAGGAGATTTAGGTAAGTTTTAAGCGAAATTGAGATTAAAAAATATTCGAGTTTGATGAGATATTTATAGAAGTAAGTGATGACTCGGACATCACTTTTATATCTCTTCACTTGTGGTAGTAGATAGTTTCTTCCTTATATTTGTGAAGTTATTTTATGTTATGGTAGTGGCTAAGCTGTGGATAGTATTTAAAGTAGTAGATGATAAATATCTTACTTGTCATGTAAGTCGGATCATGTACGAACTATAATACCGTATCTCAAGTAGGTCGGATAGGTTAACCCACATAATTTTTTGGATTGTTTTTATTGAATATGGTAATCTTTTATAAATCCTCTCTAAAATTAGATTAGCTTTAATTGGAACATAACTTTATTTTTGAGTCCTGATATGAACACACAAATGTGGCAATGAGTAGAGTAGAGTTTGATCAAACCCTAATCATATTCGCATATTGAGActtttatataaactcaattcTATTCTACTCGCAAGTTGAGAATATCTCAACCCTAATCCTGCTCATTCTTAACATGCGGGTATCCGACCCTATTCGGGAGTTACCAAAAAgatgcaacattattatataacttcatgataatttaaaataaaactgacttttatatataaacaaatatattaaattattaattaatgatcttCTCTTAGTGGCTAAGAAttttttgcatttagtgagaagtctttggttcaacatccatttgaaatatattttttatataagtatataacatgtACATATATAAGATGCATGTTGGTTAGGTAGGGTTAAGACTCAACCTGAGTTGAATCAGATTAGGTATCCATGCATGTTGCCACTCCTATCAACACATATTTAGGGTAATTCACCCCTATGAACCAAACCAAGTTGAAAATGACCAAAATTCTCCAAACTAAAAAATGTTACCTAGTTGTCTCCGTTTAGATTTCTATGTAAATCGAAGTCAATGAATTCGAAATACAGGCTTaggtagtaaatcgaatctacaAGATTCGAATTACTTTATTTCGTGTTCATACGTAAATCGAATTCAATGATTTCGAATTAGGCCCAAcactagtaaatcgaatcaatggGTATCATTTACTATGCACACTACTAAATCGAATAAAAAAGCTTCGATTTAGCCCCCTTAATAAATCGAATTCATTGAATTCGATTTATACCTGGTAGTGGCTAATGGTAAATTGACTCAATTAGCTTCGATTTAGTATGAGTTCTACTATATATAAATTCGATTTATACTTGGCAGTGACTAATGGTAAATCAACTCTATTAGCTTCGATTTAGTATGAATTctactatatatataaatcaaaaaGAGTTAATTTGATTTAGTATATGCCTAATGTATATAAATAAGAGATGAATGTGAAATTTTTACCATAGTGGGATTCACAATGGCTAGTTATGAGAGTTTTTTAGTTTTGGTGCACTATAGAAGGCCGATTAAGAAGAAAACATGTTTAGGAATTAAATTTACTGATAAGGACCCACGGAGTGTTTTCCTCAAACATTCGACGAGTTTCATTGAGTTTCAGAAACTATACTCCAGAGACTGGGACTGCATGCCGTGAAACAGGTAAAGAAGTTATTCTATAGAATCCCAGTTTCTGTGTTGCACGATGATATGAAGTACGATTCATTCGTTATAAGCAGTTACGAGGATTTACAAGTTCTGTTCCATTGTCGTCGGTAGTTTTCTGAGATGAGGACCCCAGAGCTGTTGGCGAAGCTTGTGGATGTGGTATGTAGTTCTGGAGGTTCGAACCGGAATCCTCAATCTACAATGACATCCAGCCTGCTCTAGTTCCATGCCTGTTGATGCCTCATCATCTATGCCAGTGATTGTACATGAGGCAGTTTTAGTTGCATCTCTGTCCTTTGCATCTAATCTGAACCGCAGTGGTGACGCAGGAGTTGGTGAGACTGGACCCTTGGGGGAGGTTGCGATTGCGACGTTCAGTACTCTTATTATAGTCTCAATTTTCGGAGAAGGTGGAGTATCGGATGGGGTTGAGGATGcactgcatgatgatgatgatgatgatgatgatgatgatgatgatgtggagcctGCCACGGTAGCTGATGATAGTGATGATGACATAGCAAGGACCACTCTAGTTGTGGGTGGTGAAGCATCTAGTTTAGGAACTCATCAGTACCTCCCACACTTCTCaactttggacttggatgccatggcaCAGCAGGAAAATCCGAGAGTACCTGTTGGTTTTGGGGCCAGAGATACATAGAATACAGGATCTGTATCTGAATTTCAAGTTGGTCAATAGTTTTAGGATAAAGAGGAGATCGTGTTAAGCGTGAAGACTTATAGCATCCGTTGTGGGATTGAGTACAAGGTGTTGAAATCCGATCATCGCAAGTACTATGGTAAGTGCAAGGAGTTCAGCAACGGGTGCACATAGCTCATTCGGGTTAGCCTCCGCCAACGCAAAGGTATTTGGGAGGTAAAACGGTACAATGGTCTTCATACTTTCCTAGCCACATCGATATCTAGTGATCACAGGACGCTTGATTATTATGTTAGTTGATATTTattatgttagttagaatttgttaaTACAAGTTATTATTTCTCTTGTATAGAAAAGTTGTTAGTAGTGGGTTTTGTTGATATGCTGAGCTGTATAGCTTGTTAGAATAGTAAGGCAATTCTGTTAGAAGTAGTGTTTGTATAAATAGCAAGCTGTAGTATTGTATTCTTTGAGTCTCATCATTATTCAAGTTCAATTCTCAATTCCTTCTTGGTTTCTCTGGTATTGTTCTTCTCCATGCTCATATGCAATTTTCACATGGTGCGATGAGCGTGGATGGAGGAACATGGAGATCCAGATTGAAGGATGAGAAACTTGCTCTCTGATTCACAATTCGTTAACGTGATTAGAGAAGGGTGATGAGTCCAACTTCATAGTTGAAGTGCTTGTTCGCAGTTTTTGCTCCGTGAAtctatttttccctttttcttgtttgatctgaatgccctctttcacacaatttcttctccttctctttcaCACCTCTCTGAAATCTTAGCTCCTCTTCTTcatctatttcttttcttcttctctattgaACTCATACCATAGAATTTGATGAGAGCTCTGTTATCTCACTGTCTTCCCGTTAAGAAGAGATAACAAGTTTCCGATCAACGAGATCAAGAGAGAAAAGTTATGAACGCTTCTATCATCCTCGCAGTGATGGAAGGAAAATCAAATCCAAGTACTGGATCCACATGAGGTGGTCCTATGATGGACATGCAATAATTCGCGGCGTTTTTTAGTCAGGTGGTGCAGATCTAGAGCCATATCAACAAGACAAATCCGAATCAAAATCTTTCAAGCCCTTATTACATACTTTATTCTGAAAATCCAGTGCGTGGAGAAAAGATATGATCAATGCTCTtacatctaaaaataaaattgaatttgttGATGGTACCATTCT
This genomic window contains:
- the LOC112734457 gene encoding uncharacterized protein; its protein translation is MMNMMSQKTKSSRKMVRRGFMCHSQASTAVCMSTHDNRSVVVPRRPDRSVSLDDSKLINPSKYSKLSESRRFRPVPLIKQRGEDHVQVMNQPRELHKPPTENVFQVVVMRVAIHCQGCAGKVKKHLSKMEGVTSISIDIESKRVTVMGHISPVGVLESISKVKKAELWTPSTSSS